One Epinephelus lanceolatus isolate andai-2023 chromosome 10, ASM4190304v1, whole genome shotgun sequence genomic region harbors:
- the LOC117265275 gene encoding dnaJ homolog subfamily C member 28 isoform X1 → MQNVNQSEMNIQPQQCVKKTTRSVTEMSCTFHPLVSRSRFSHGLFLLVPSLFLRALSSMPQISRSLQESYRLLQLPDKGHSSPAQVKEAYLRLAKLYHPDSGAPTADAVLFAQVEQAYRAVLAHQSKTKQPDRGQEVESEDRSRGTALPHRHYLSYEGVGSGPPSQRERQYRQIRVDRASEQVLNYRQREHERAAAAEGALVERDMRQRSRQIKITQAVERLVEDLIQESMARGDFRNLSGAGKPLNKFEHNPYADPMTHNLNRILIDNGYQPPWVVTQRDIRETTAQIRNRLLGGRARLGDPMTPEEHSQWEQLCASVQEELVKLNKMVDNYNLIVPMLNMQMVHFSLSREIDRAVKGACQHRLDQQREREKERERRKEEKKRANTVIKRKNSKQGLMSWMKNLLRSKQ, encoded by the exons ATGCAGAATGTAAACCAGTCAGAGATGAATATACAGCCGCAACAGTGTGTAAAGAAAACGACAAG GAGTGTGACAGAAATGAGTTGCACTTTCCATCCCCTGGTTTCTCGCAGCAGATTCTCCCATGGCCTCTTTCTGCTTGTCCCGTCCCTGTTTCTCAGAGCTCTCAGCTCCATGCCCCAGATCAGCCGAAGCCTGCAAGAGAGCTACAGGCTTCTACAACTGCCTGACAAGGGACACAGCAGTCCTGCACAGGTGAAAGAGGCCTACTTGCGCCTAGCCAAACTCTACCATCCAGATTCTGGGGCTCCAACAGCAGATGCAGTTCTGTTTGCTCAGGTTGAGCAGGCCTACCGTGCTGTGCTGGCACATCAGAGTAAGACCAAGCAACCCGATAGAGGACAGGAAGTGGAAAGTGAGGATAGGTCCAGAGGTACAGCACTTCCACACAGACACTACCTCAGTTACGAGGGAGTGGGCTCAGGCCCACCCAGCCAACGTGAGCGTCAGTACCGGCAGATCCGTGTCGACAGAGCATCTGAGCAAGTTTTGAACTACAGGCAGAGGGAGCATGAGAGGGCAGCCGCTGCAGAGGGGGCACTGGTGGAACGGGACATGCGTCAGCGCAGCCGACAGATCAAGATCACCCAGGCTGTGGAGCGGCTTGTGGAGGACCTGATCCAGGAGTCCATGGCCCGAGGAGACTTCAGGAACCTGAGTGGAGCTGGAAAGCCACTCAACAAGTTTGAGCACAATCCATACGCTGATCCTATGACCCACAACCTCAACCGCATCCTCATAGACAATGGTTACCAGCCACCCTGGGTCGTCACACAACGCGACATCCGAGAGACCACTGCTCAGATCCGAAATAGGTTGCTGGGGGGCAGGGCCAGGCTTGGCGACCCCATGACCCCCGAGGAGCACAGCCAATGGGAGCAGCTGTGCGCATCTGTACAGGAGGAGCTGGTGAAACTTAACAAAATGGTGGACAATTACAACCTCATCGTACCGATGCTCAACATGCAAATGGTTCACTTCAGTTTGTCACGAGAGATTGACCGCGCTGTGAAAGGAGCCTGCCAACACAGACTGGaccagcagagagagagggagaaggagagagagaggaggaaggaggagaaaaaaagagccAACACCGTAATTAAGCGTAAAAATTCCAAACAAGGCCTGATGTCTTGGATGAAGAATTTACTGAGatcaaaacagtaa
- the LOC117265275 gene encoding dnaJ homolog subfamily C member 28 isoform X2, which translates to MSCTFHPLVSRSRFSHGLFLLVPSLFLRALSSMPQISRSLQESYRLLQLPDKGHSSPAQVKEAYLRLAKLYHPDSGAPTADAVLFAQVEQAYRAVLAHQSKTKQPDRGQEVESEDRSRGTALPHRHYLSYEGVGSGPPSQRERQYRQIRVDRASEQVLNYRQREHERAAAAEGALVERDMRQRSRQIKITQAVERLVEDLIQESMARGDFRNLSGAGKPLNKFEHNPYADPMTHNLNRILIDNGYQPPWVVTQRDIRETTAQIRNRLLGGRARLGDPMTPEEHSQWEQLCASVQEELVKLNKMVDNYNLIVPMLNMQMVHFSLSREIDRAVKGACQHRLDQQREREKERERRKEEKKRANTVIKRKNSKQGLMSWMKNLLRSKQ; encoded by the coding sequence ATGAGTTGCACTTTCCATCCCCTGGTTTCTCGCAGCAGATTCTCCCATGGCCTCTTTCTGCTTGTCCCGTCCCTGTTTCTCAGAGCTCTCAGCTCCATGCCCCAGATCAGCCGAAGCCTGCAAGAGAGCTACAGGCTTCTACAACTGCCTGACAAGGGACACAGCAGTCCTGCACAGGTGAAAGAGGCCTACTTGCGCCTAGCCAAACTCTACCATCCAGATTCTGGGGCTCCAACAGCAGATGCAGTTCTGTTTGCTCAGGTTGAGCAGGCCTACCGTGCTGTGCTGGCACATCAGAGTAAGACCAAGCAACCCGATAGAGGACAGGAAGTGGAAAGTGAGGATAGGTCCAGAGGTACAGCACTTCCACACAGACACTACCTCAGTTACGAGGGAGTGGGCTCAGGCCCACCCAGCCAACGTGAGCGTCAGTACCGGCAGATCCGTGTCGACAGAGCATCTGAGCAAGTTTTGAACTACAGGCAGAGGGAGCATGAGAGGGCAGCCGCTGCAGAGGGGGCACTGGTGGAACGGGACATGCGTCAGCGCAGCCGACAGATCAAGATCACCCAGGCTGTGGAGCGGCTTGTGGAGGACCTGATCCAGGAGTCCATGGCCCGAGGAGACTTCAGGAACCTGAGTGGAGCTGGAAAGCCACTCAACAAGTTTGAGCACAATCCATACGCTGATCCTATGACCCACAACCTCAACCGCATCCTCATAGACAATGGTTACCAGCCACCCTGGGTCGTCACACAACGCGACATCCGAGAGACCACTGCTCAGATCCGAAATAGGTTGCTGGGGGGCAGGGCCAGGCTTGGCGACCCCATGACCCCCGAGGAGCACAGCCAATGGGAGCAGCTGTGCGCATCTGTACAGGAGGAGCTGGTGAAACTTAACAAAATGGTGGACAATTACAACCTCATCGTACCGATGCTCAACATGCAAATGGTTCACTTCAGTTTGTCACGAGAGATTGACCGCGCTGTGAAAGGAGCCTGCCAACACAGACTGGaccagcagagagagagggagaaggagagagagaggaggaaggaggagaaaaaaagagccAACACCGTAATTAAGCGTAAAAATTCCAAACAAGGCCTGATGTCTTGGATGAAGAATTTACTGAGatcaaaacagtaa
- the LOC144464481 gene encoding potassium voltage-gated channel subfamily E member 1-like, whose protein sequence is MPHINTTELQSLLLSFLQRCLNSTSVVSPLIPQNYTTQEAVHHMAGTRAPTQSQGMMYILLVVGMFSFFTFGIMLSYIRSKKLESSQDPYHQYIAHDWTKVMTPSRAVAQALHREAARDGASSKEPIVICNPATLE, encoded by the coding sequence ATGCCACACATCAACACCACCGAGCTGCAGTCGCTCCTGCTCTCCTTCCTCCAGCGCTGCCTTAACAGCACAAGTGTAGTGTCTCCACTGATACCTCAGAATTACACTACCCAGGAGGCTGTGCACCACATGGCTGGAACCAGAGCCCCCACTCAGTCTCAGGGCATGATGTATATCCTCCTGGTGGTTGGCATGTTCAGCTTCTTCACATTTGGCATCATGCTCAGCTACATTCGTTCCAAGAAGCTGGAGAGCTCTCAGGATCCATATCACCAGTACATTGCCCACGACTGGACCAAGGTGATGACTCCGTCCAGGGCCGTCGCTCAGGCGCTGCACAGGGAAGCTGCACGTGACGGAGCCAGCAGCAAGGAGCCCATCGTCATCTGCAACCCTGCGACACTGGAGTAG
- the LOC117265276 gene encoding sodium channel regulatory subunit beta-1 has protein sequence MICNLSLLVVFSLFVSQCHGGCSEVDSLTEAVAGEGFLLGCISCKKREEVSARATVDWHFKPLGEEEFSHIFHYDHPSANILQEDFSNRLEWHGTLNSDIQTGSIYINNVVFNDTGTYRCTIHRTLFLPQYDEHVTVEKEVELSVVAVANRELTAVISEIMMYVLIVVLQLWLIVVLVYCYNKISEEHEAREARKALKAQTQLLESKDNCDGVQLE, from the exons ATGATATGCAACTTGTCTCTCTTAGTTGTCTTCAGTCTTTTTG TGTCTCAGTGCCACGGTGGCTGCTCGGAGGTGGACTCCCTGACTGAAGCTGTGGCTGGAGAAGGATTCCTGCTGGGCTGCATCTCCTGTaagaaaagagaggaggtgTCAGCCCGAGCTACTGTAGACTGGCACTTTAAACCGCTGGGAGAGGAGGAGTTCAGTCAT ATTTTCCACTATGACCATCCCAGTGCTAATATCCTCCAAGAAGATTTCAGCAACCGTCTGGAGTGGCATGGGACACTAAACAGTGATATTCAGACAGGATCCATTTACATTAATAACGTCGTCTTCAATGACACAGGGACGTACCGCTGCACCATCCACCGCACCCTCTTCCTGCCGCAGTATGATGAGCACGTCACTGTGGAGAAGGAGGTGGAGCTCAGCGTGGTGGCTGTAG CCAATCGTGAGCTGACTGCAGTGATCTCAGAGATCATGATGTATGTGCTGATCGTGGTTCTGCAACTGTGGCTAATTGTGGTTCTGGTCTACTGTTACAACAAGATTTCGGAGGAGCACGAAGCTCGGGAGGCCCGTAAAGCTCTCAAGGCTCAGACACA GCTGTTAGAATCAAAAGACAACTGTGACGGCGTGCAGCTGGAGTAA